A genomic stretch from Flavobacterium humidisoli includes:
- a CDS encoding OmpA family protein, translating into MRIRKIILFMLLLFCFMSNSQESKLLKGKELFESRAYIDALKVYEQVANKGFESVELLQKLGDSYYFNSNYIEANKWYSKLFALDEQIEVEYYYRFSQTLKSVGDYKRSAEIMNRFSHVVGDQIRTKLYLKEEEYLSKIKANSGRFLIEPTSVSSSFSDFGPAFFENKLVYSSNKEYGKLFKKVDRWTNSPFNNLYIVELDSEKFMPVNDGRKIEMASSNKFHTSSAVFTKDGKTMYFTGNAAKGAKHSRRGAFLLKIYKAEFVENKWSNIQELPINCLDCNTAHPALSSDEKTLFFVSDRKGGYGNADIYKVSISEDGRFGDAVNLGSDINTEGTETFPFMSNANELYFASDGHPGLGGLDIFVAPYEDEKYSSVYNIGEPINSSFDDFSFIINEKNNGFFSSNRAAGKGYDDIYGFKELEKLIYISDFIISGIVNEEISNRALSGITVELYDAGLNKIGETKTDKEGKYSFKADKKSEYHIRISDQEYITSEITTSEKYMAKFGVPEILLQKKLVRADEGIDLAKVLGIKTIYFDFDKKRFRRDAIADLQKIVTVMQIYPNMHIDIRSYTDSRGFQNYNLHLSEERFKSVTAYLVKNGINPNRLSGKGYGENQLVNGCSDDVDCSEAEHQKNRRTEFIIISI; encoded by the coding sequence ATGAGAATAAGAAAAATTATATTATTTATGTTGCTACTTTTTTGTTTTATGTCAAACTCACAGGAAAGTAAACTCCTGAAAGGCAAAGAACTATTTGAGAGCCGTGCTTATATAGATGCTTTAAAAGTATATGAGCAGGTTGCTAATAAAGGATTTGAAAGTGTTGAGTTACTGCAGAAACTCGGGGATTCCTATTATTTTAATAGCAATTATATAGAAGCAAATAAGTGGTACTCAAAATTGTTTGCACTTGACGAACAAATTGAAGTAGAATATTATTACAGATTTTCGCAAACTTTAAAGTCTGTTGGGGATTATAAAAGATCGGCTGAAATAATGAACCGTTTCAGCCATGTCGTGGGAGATCAAATAAGAACCAAATTGTATCTGAAGGAGGAGGAATATCTTTCAAAGATAAAAGCTAATTCTGGACGTTTTTTAATAGAGCCAACATCAGTGAGTTCTTCTTTTTCTGATTTTGGACCTGCTTTTTTCGAAAATAAGCTTGTTTACTCGTCTAATAAAGAATATGGGAAACTTTTTAAAAAAGTGGATAGGTGGACCAACAGTCCTTTTAACAATTTGTATATAGTGGAACTTGATAGCGAGAAATTCATGCCTGTCAATGATGGACGAAAGATTGAAATGGCTAGTAGTAATAAATTTCATACCTCCTCTGCTGTATTTACTAAGGACGGCAAAACAATGTATTTTACTGGAAATGCTGCGAAAGGTGCGAAACATAGCAGAAGAGGAGCTTTTTTGCTTAAAATTTATAAAGCTGAATTCGTTGAAAATAAATGGTCTAATATCCAGGAGCTGCCTATTAATTGCTTAGATTGTAATACAGCCCATCCTGCATTAAGTTCTGATGAGAAAACACTATTTTTTGTTTCTGACAGAAAAGGAGGATATGGGAATGCAGATATCTATAAAGTCAGCATTTCAGAAGATGGCCGTTTTGGTGATGCTGTAAATTTGGGATCAGATATAAATACTGAGGGAACAGAAACTTTTCCTTTCATGTCAAATGCCAATGAACTTTATTTTGCCTCTGACGGTCATCCCGGTTTAGGCGGGCTTGACATTTTTGTTGCTCCTTATGAAGACGAAAAGTATTCCAGTGTCTATAATATTGGAGAACCAATTAATAGCTCTTTTGATGATTTTTCTTTTATTATTAATGAAAAGAATAATGGATTTTTTAGTTCTAACAGGGCAGCAGGAAAAGGGTATGATGATATTTACGGTTTTAAAGAATTGGAAAAGCTTATTTATATAAGTGATTTTATTATTTCAGGAATCGTTAATGAGGAAATTTCTAATAGGGCACTTTCTGGAATTACAGTAGAACTTTATGATGCCGGATTAAATAAAATTGGGGAAACAAAAACGGACAAGGAAGGCAAATATTCATTCAAAGCGGATAAAAAGTCAGAGTATCATATTAGAATATCGGATCAGGAATATATCACAAGTGAAATTACAACGAGTGAAAAATATATGGCTAAATTTGGAGTTCCAGAAATCCTGCTGCAGAAAAAACTTGTCAGGGCTGATGAAGGAATTGATTTAGCGAAAGTGCTGGGAATTAAGACAATCTACTTTGACTTTGATAAAAAGAGATTTAGACGAGATGCCATCGCGGATCTTCAAAAAATTGTTACAGTTATGCAGATTTATCCTAATATGCATATTGATATAAGGTCGTATACAGACAGTCGCGGTTTTCAGAATTATAATTTGCATCTTTCTGAAGAGAGATTTAAATCTGTAACTGCTTATTTAGTTAAAAATGGCATTAACCCTAACCGTTTGAGCGGTAAGGGATATGGTGAGAATCAGCTTGTGAATGGCTGTTCTGATGATGTAGATTGCAGTGAAGCTGAACATCAAAAAAATAGAAGGACTGAATTTATTATTATTTCCATTTAA
- a CDS encoding chitinase has protein sequence MKTKLFMLLPILFCFFILSSSCDNDVPKKEESDREKPDPNPDPNPNPDPNPNPNPGTADITSLISQDKFLLLFPYRYGAEAVNNWTVNPQKDFYTYEALKKAVSGISNIKIIIERKGFFQKITRTEKSTNITKVIREDPDFSASWNTASVIREEVDYANFLNEGSTDVRKKELAAFFANISHETTGGWSTAPGGAFSWGLHFREEVGYENGDKLSYIDESAKDYPAIAGQSYHGRGPIQLSWNYNYGKMSEMLYGDKNVLLQNPGNVTKDAVLAFQTAICFWMTPQSPKPSCHDVITGKWQPTQNDINAGRKPGFGMTINIINGGLECNQADNAKTQDRRGFYLRYLNELGTSDSNCECKCDKMKSY, from the coding sequence ATGAAAACTAAATTATTCATGTTATTGCCTATTTTATTTTGCTTCTTTATTTTATCATCATCTTGTGATAATGATGTGCCAAAAAAAGAAGAGTCTGATCGGGAAAAGCCGGATCCAAATCCAGATCCAAATCCAAATCCAGATCCAAATCCAAATCCAAATCCTGGAACGGCTGACATAACATCACTTATTAGTCAAGATAAATTTTTACTATTATTTCCATACCGTTATGGGGCAGAAGCGGTTAACAATTGGACGGTGAACCCTCAGAAAGATTTTTACACCTATGAAGCTTTAAAAAAAGCCGTAAGCGGAATTTCAAATATTAAGATAATTATTGAAAGAAAAGGTTTTTTTCAAAAAATTACCCGCACGGAAAAATCAACCAACATTACAAAAGTGATAAGAGAAGATCCAGATTTCAGTGCTTCATGGAATACCGCCTCTGTTATTAGAGAAGAAGTTGATTACGCAAATTTCCTAAATGAGGGTTCAACTGACGTTCGTAAAAAAGAATTAGCTGCTTTTTTTGCAAATATATCGCATGAAACTACGGGAGGATGGAGTACAGCTCCAGGCGGTGCTTTTTCATGGGGGCTACATTTTCGTGAAGAAGTTGGTTATGAAAATGGTGACAAGCTTAGCTACATAGACGAAAGTGCTAAAGATTATCCTGCCATTGCCGGACAGTCTTATCATGGGCGCGGACCCATCCAATTAAGCTGGAACTATAACTATGGGAAAATGAGCGAAATGCTTTATGGCGACAAAAATGTGCTGCTTCAAAATCCCGGAAATGTAACCAAAGATGCTGTATTGGCATTTCAGACGGCAATATGCTTTTGGATGACTCCCCAGTCTCCAAAACCTTCATGTCATGATGTGATAACAGGTAAATGGCAGCCAACGCAAAATGATATAAATGCAGGGCGCAAACCTGGTTTTGGAATGACTATTAATATCATTAATGGAGGATTGGAATGTAATCAGGCCGACAATGCTAAAACACAAGACAGAAGAGGTTTTTACCTTCGTTATCTTAATGAATTAGGAACCAGTGATTCTAATTGCGAATGCAAATGCGACAAAATGAAATCATATTAA
- a CDS encoding gliding motility-associated C-terminal domain-containing protein, producing the protein MSDFNNYGIYENNGEVIFKGNFNNDGVSTYNPAYSGYTRFEGNLPQNISGSILSEFNKVLFNNNYAGPAFLLSGDITINSGVEFLRGIVDDDSYGGSIIFLNNAEHIGSSDQSYVDGYVMKEGNSEFLYPVGDQNHFRSAHVSAPFQSNTNVICKYFFENSKYTYEDKEPVITDIDDTEYWSLENSTGAKELLVTLSWDERTTEASIITDPIESLHVVRWDEKRKLWIDEGGIVDKNAKTVRTASFVSGYGIFTLARVKLEEEGLFIYNGITPNGDGVNDYFLIDGIKNYKNKVMIYNRWGAKVFETNDYDTRGNVFDGFSEGTGTVKEKKGLPDGTYFYVVEYEYDRPGFEAGTIKKAGYLYLKKN; encoded by the coding sequence ATGTCAGATTTCAATAATTACGGGATTTATGAGAATAATGGTGAAGTGATTTTTAAAGGAAATTTCAATAATGATGGAGTAAGCACTTACAACCCTGCCTATTCTGGATATACCCGTTTCGAAGGTAATTTGCCTCAAAATATCTCAGGCAGTATATTAAGTGAATTTAATAAGGTTCTGTTCAATAACAATTATGCTGGGCCGGCTTTTCTTCTCTCTGGAGATATTACGATCAATTCTGGAGTTGAATTTTTAAGAGGTATTGTCGATGATGATAGTTACGGTGGAAGCATTATTTTTTTAAATAATGCCGAACATATCGGTTCTTCGGACCAGAGCTATGTTGATGGGTATGTAATGAAGGAAGGCAATTCAGAGTTTTTGTATCCTGTTGGAGATCAAAATCATTTTAGATCTGCGCATGTTTCAGCACCTTTTCAAAGCAATACTAATGTAATATGTAAATATTTCTTTGAGAATTCAAAATATACTTATGAAGATAAAGAACCTGTAATAACTGATATTGATGACACGGAATACTGGTCACTTGAAAATTCTACTGGGGCTAAGGAATTATTGGTTACATTGAGTTGGGATGAAAGGACAACTGAGGCCTCAATAATTACTGATCCAATAGAGTCGCTTCATGTAGTAAGGTGGGATGAAAAGCGAAAACTTTGGATAGATGAAGGAGGAATTGTTGACAAGAATGCTAAAACGGTAAGAACTGCTTCATTCGTTTCAGGATATGGCATTTTTACATTAGCGCGGGTCAAATTAGAAGAGGAAGGATTATTTATTTATAATGGAATAACGCCTAATGGAGATGGTGTAAATGACTATTTCTTAATCGATGGAATTAAAAACTATAAAAATAAGGTTATGATATATAATAGATGGGGAGCTAAGGTTTTTGAAACAAATGATTATGATACTCGCGGGAATGTATTTGATGGATTTTCAGAGGGAACAGGAACTGTAAAAGAGAAAAAAGGGCTTCCTGACGGTACATATTTTTATGTTGTTGAATACGAATATGATCGTCCTGGGTTTGAAGCTGGGACAATTAAAAAAGCAGGATACTTATATTTAAAAAAGAACTAA
- a CDS encoding beta strand repeat-containing protein, whose product MRKKIFILFFVGSFYYGFAQVGVGTNVPNPSAQLDVVSSDKGILIPRVGLAGTTDVTTIKNGNQNSLLVFNTNTFSDILPGYYYWYNDKWNRILGSSDAAGGNVIYDPVANTFTYIDSNGETNSIDLGSLVGKNETVTTLPSTGSGTYTYTSENGTVTIIDVPASVTGNANNIFTNPAVVTEINSLIKANETLTSLVYDTSANTLTYRDEDGAANVLDLGSLVGKNETVTTLPSTGSGTYTYTSENGTVTIIDVPASVTGNANNIFTNPAVVTEINSLIKANETLTSLVYDTSANTLTYRDEDGAANVLDLGSLVGKNETVTTLPSTGSGTYTYTSENGTVTIIDVPASVTGNANNIFTNPAVVTEINSLIKANETLTSLVYDTSANTLTYRDEDGAANVLDLGSLVGKNETVTTLPSTGSGTYTYTSENGTVTIIDVPASVTGNANNIFTNPAVVTEINSLIKANETLTSLVYDTSANTLTYRDEDGAANVLDLGSLVGKNETVTTLPSTGSGTYTYTSENGTVTIIDVPASVTGNANNIFTNPAVVTEINSLIKANETLTSLVYDTSANTLTYRDEDGAANVLDLGSLVGKNETVTTLPSTGSGTYTYTSENGTVTIIDVPASVTGNANNIFTNPAVVTEINSLIKANETLTSLVYDTSANTLTYRDEDGAANVLDLGSLVGKNETVTTLPSTGSGTYTYTSENGTVTIIDVPASVTGNANNIFTNPAVVTEINSLIKANETLTSLVYDTSANTLTYRDEDGAANVLDLGSLVGKNETVTTLADNNNGTYTYINERGTEVIVDVEPWRITGTTSQARTNSDNIYQLGTVGIGTSNMMNTLDNNVKLAVNGAIISNTSTYADYVFEDYFDGTSVLKSDYSFKSLEEVEKYINANKHLPGVTGIKDLSKNEKGDYIYNLNELSIQSLEKIEELYLHIIEMKRKLEAKEIFINEIKADMDGKEMEIRKLQERLVNLEELVKSKK is encoded by the coding sequence ATGAGAAAGAAAATTTTTATTTTATTTTTTGTGGGTTCATTTTATTATGGATTTGCTCAGGTTGGTGTCGGTACTAATGTTCCAAATCCATCTGCTCAATTAGACGTGGTTTCGTCTGATAAGGGAATTTTGATTCCTCGGGTTGGTTTGGCAGGAACTACCGATGTTACTACAATAAAAAATGGAAACCAAAATAGTCTTCTGGTTTTTAATACAAACACTTTTTCTGACATTCTACCTGGTTATTATTACTGGTATAACGACAAATGGAATCGAATTCTTGGATCTTCAGATGCCGCAGGAGGCAATGTTATTTATGATCCAGTAGCAAATACTTTCACGTATATTGACTCAAATGGAGAAACCAACAGTATTGACCTTGGTTCTCTGGTCGGCAAAAATGAGACTGTGACCACGCTGCCATCCACAGGCAGCGGCACCTATACCTATACGAGCGAGAACGGCACGGTTACCATTATAGATGTTCCGGCATCTGTTACGGGCAATGCGAACAATATCTTTACGAATCCTGCTGTTGTTACGGAGATAAACAGCCTTATCAAGGCCAATGAGACCCTTACCAGCCTTGTGTATGACACATCGGCCAACACGCTGACCTACAGGGACGAGGATGGCGCTGCAAACGTTTTGGACCTTGGTTCTCTGGTCGGCAAAAATGAGACTGTGACCACGCTGCCATCCACAGGCAGCGGCACCTATACCTATACGAGCGAGAACGGCACGGTTACCATTATAGACGTTCCGGCATCTGTTACGGGCAATGCGAACAATATTTTTACGAATCCTGCTGTTGTTACGGAGATAAACAGCCTTATCAAGGCCAATGAGACCCTTACCAGCCTTGTGTATGACACATCGGCCAACACGCTGACCTACAGGGACGAGGATGGCGCTGCAAACGTTTTGGACCTTGGTTCTCTGGTCGGCAAAAATGAGACTGTGACCACGCTGCCATCGACAGGCAGCGGCACCTATACCTATACGAGCGAGAACGGCACGGTTACCATTATAGACGTTCCGGCATCTGTTACGGGCAATGCGAACAATATCTTTACGAATCCTGCTGTTGTTACGGAGATAAACAGCCTTATCAAGGCCAATGAGACCCTTACCAGCCTTGTGTATGACACATCGGCCAACACGCTGACCTACAGGGACGAGGATGGCGCTGCAAACGTTTTGGACCTTGGTTCTCTGGTCGGCAAAAATGAGACTGTGACCACGCTGCCATCCACAGGCAGCGGCACCTATACCTATACGAGCGAGAACGGCACGGTTACCATTATAGACGTTCCGGCATCTGTTACGGGCAATGCGAACAATATCTTTACGAATCCTGCTGTTGTTACGGAGATAAACAGCCTTATCAAGGCCAATGAGACCCTTACCAGCCTTGTGTATGACACATCGGCCAACACGCTGACCTACAGGGACGAGGATGGCGCTGCAAACGTTTTGGACCTTGGTTCTCTGGTCGGCAAAAATGAGACTGTGACCACGCTGCCATCGACAGGCAGCGGCACCTATACCTATACGAGCGAGAACGGCACGGTTACCATTATAGACGTTCCGGCATCTGTTACGGGCAATGCGAACAATATCTTTACGAATCCTGCTGTTGTTACGGAGATAAACAGCCTTATCAAGGCCAATGAGACCCTTACCAGCCTTGTGTATGACACATCGGCCAACACGCTGACCTACAGGGACGAGGATGGCGCTGCAAACGTTTTGGACCTTGGTTCTCTGGTCGGCAAAAATGAGACTGTGACCACGCTGCCATCCACAGGCAGCGGCACCTATACCTATACGAGCGAGAACGGCACGGTTACCATTATAGACGTTCCGGCATCTGTTACGGGCAATGCGAACAATATTTTTACGAATCCTGCTGTTGTTACGGAGATAAACAGCCTTATCAAGGCCAATGAGACCCTTACCAGCCTTGTGTATGACACATCGGCCAACACGCTGACCTACAGGGACGAGGATGGGGCTGCAAACGTTTTGGACCTTGGTTCTCTGGTCGGCAAAAATGAGACTGTGACCACGCTGCCATCCACAGGCAGCGGCACCTATACCTATACGAGCGAGAACGGCACGGTTACCATTATAGACGTTCCGGCATCTGTTACGGGCAATGCGAACAATATCTTTACGAATCCTGCTGTTGTTACGGAGATAAACAGCCTTATCAAGGCCAATGAGACCCTTACCAGCCTTGTGTATGACACATCGGCCAACACGCTGACCTACAGGGACGAGGATGGCGCTGCAAACGTTTTGGACCTTGGTTCTCTGGTCGGCAAAAATGAGACTGTGACAACTTTAGCGGACAATAACAACGGCACCTATACCTATATAAACGAGAGAGGTACTGAGGTAATTGTTGATGTTGAACCATGGAGAATTACAGGTACAACTTCACAAGCTAGGACAAATAGTGATAATATTTACCAATTGGGCACTGTTGGCATTGGCACATCTAATATGATGAACACTTTAGATAATAATGTCAAGCTTGCTGTCAATGGGGCCATAATTTCAAACACTTCTACTTATGCTGATTATGTTTTTGAAGATTATTTCGATGGAACATCAGTGTTAAAATCTGACTATTCCTTTAAATCTTTAGAAGAAGTAGAAAAATATATTAATGCAAATAAACATTTGCCTGGGGTCACAGGAATTAAGGATTTGAGTAAAAATGAGAAAGGAGATTATATCTATAATTTAAACGAACTTTCTATTCAGTCACTGGAAAAAATTGAGGAATTATACCTTCATATTATTGAAATGAAGAGAAAGCTTGAAGCTAAAGAAATTTTTATTAATGAAATCAAGGCTGATATGGATGGTAAGGAAATGGAAATCAGAAAATTGCAAGAGCGTTTAGTGAATTTGGAAGAATTAGTTAAATCAAAAAAATAG
- a CDS encoding type IX secretion system membrane protein PorP/SprF, which yields MKKKIPNIGKIVVKKIYGFCLLISLSAWSQQESQYTQYMYNTLSFNPAYAGSRDCLSIFGLHRNQWVGLEGAPVTNNFSVHSPVGDKVGLGLSVLNDKIGPMDENSISVDFSYTFDLDNFYNVAFGLRGTADFLNVDFNRLNIYNPDDSQLQNNIDNQFSPNVGVGVYAYSDNSYAGFSIPNILETSHYARNSNSAIKSKMHLNFIAGYVFSLNDDFKFKPATLVRAVIGAPIQVNISANFLYRNILTLGAGYRWNSSFSAMAGFQITDGFFAGYAYDAETSQLSYYNAGSHEFFLRFELFKKFNRVINPRFF from the coding sequence ATGAAAAAAAAAATACCAAATATCGGTAAAATAGTTGTTAAAAAGATTTATGGTTTTTGTTTATTGATATCTTTAAGCGCATGGAGCCAGCAGGAATCTCAATATACCCAATACATGTACAACACATTGAGTTTTAATCCTGCTTATGCTGGCTCTAGAGACTGTCTGAGTATATTTGGGCTACACCGTAATCAGTGGGTTGGGCTAGAGGGGGCGCCTGTAACAAATAATTTTTCAGTTCATTCGCCGGTAGGTGATAAAGTTGGATTAGGACTATCTGTTTTAAACGATAAGATTGGTCCTATGGACGAAAATTCAATATCTGTTGATTTTTCTTACACTTTTGATTTAGATAATTTTTATAATGTAGCATTTGGTTTACGAGGAACTGCCGATTTTCTTAATGTAGATTTTAATAGACTTAATATCTATAACCCCGACGATTCTCAACTGCAGAATAATATTGATAATCAGTTTTCTCCAAATGTTGGGGTTGGTGTATATGCATATTCTGATAATTCTTATGCTGGGTTTTCGATTCCCAATATTTTGGAAACTAGTCATTATGCAAGAAATTCCAATTCGGCTATAAAAAGCAAAATGCATCTTAATTTTATAGCTGGATATGTTTTTTCGCTAAATGATGATTTTAAATTCAAACCTGCAACATTGGTAAGAGCAGTTATAGGCGCGCCTATTCAAGTTAATATATCAGCAAACTTTCTTTACAGAAATATCTTGACATTGGGCGCAGGTTATAGATGGAATTCATCTTTTAGTGCAATGGCCGGTTTTCAGATTACAGACGGATTTTTCGCTGGTTATGCTTATGACGCTGAAACATCACAACTTTCATATTACAACGCTGGTTCTCATGAATTTTTTTTGAGGTTTGAATTGTTCAAGAAGTTTAACCGTGTTATAAATCCCAGATTCTTTTAA
- a CDS encoding recombinase family protein: MLRKYCDINAVEVRHVIYEDHSAKTFNRPQWKKLLADLKKHKNKTDLLLFTKWDRFSRNAGDAYQMISMLRKLGVEPQAIEQPLDLSIPENKMMLAFYLAAPEVENDRRALNTFHGMRRARKEGRYMGIALIGYINRVKEDGTKYIAFDQPEASILKWAFGELSKGIFNTEQVLHMAKEKGLKAGKNHFWRAIRNPLYCGKKVPKYKD, encoded by the coding sequence ATGCTTCGAAAATACTGCGATATAAATGCAGTTGAAGTTAGGCATGTAATTTATGAAGACCATTCGGCAAAGACATTCAACCGCCCGCAGTGGAAGAAACTGCTTGCGGATCTAAAGAAGCATAAGAATAAAACTGATCTTCTCCTTTTTACCAAATGGGACAGATTCAGCAGAAATGCAGGAGATGCTTACCAGATGATCAGTATGCTAAGAAAATTGGGAGTTGAGCCTCAGGCGATAGAACAGCCTTTAGATCTTTCAATACCGGAGAACAAAATGATGCTGGCTTTTTATCTTGCTGCTCCCGAGGTGGAGAATGACAGAAGAGCCCTGAATACCTTTCACGGTATGAGAAGAGCTAGAAAAGAGGGTAGATATATGGGGATTGCACTAATAGGGTATATTAACAGAGTAAAAGAAGACGGAACAAAATATATTGCATTCGACCAGCCAGAAGCCTCTATTTTAAAATGGGCTTTTGGAGAACTTTCCAAAGGTATATTCAATACGGAACAGGTGCTTCACATGGCAAAAGAAAAAGGGCTTAAAGCAGGCAAGAACCATTTTTGGAGAGCGATCCGCAATCCCCTTTACTGCGGCAAGAAAGTTCCTAAATATAAGGATTAG
- a CDS encoding sensor histidine kinase, with product MCIVICLFFLGYILKHLKIRVSKTNKLELDLITLELKSLKNQMNPHFLFNALNNLQSILFINGAEQANVYLCKFSTLMRSTLEMTRNNTTSLRDELNYIKIYLDFEQIRANDELIITYDVEENLELSEIEIPVMVVQTIIENAITHGLIPSNRKKRLLVKIYKSNGNQLKIIIQDNGIGRSIKKTDYDKLIQSNKHHKSYATQIISERFKILNKLKKQRYNLEIVDLKRNGIQTGTKVIITLPIIFYDKKSKI from the coding sequence ATGTGTATCGTAATATGTCTGTTTTTTTTGGGATACATTCTTAAACATCTTAAAATTAGAGTGAGTAAGACAAATAAGCTCGAACTTGATCTCATCACATTAGAATTGAAGTCATTGAAAAATCAAATGAATCCACATTTTTTATTCAATGCTTTAAATAATTTGCAAAGCATACTTTTTATAAATGGGGCCGAGCAGGCTAACGTATACTTATGCAAATTTTCCACTCTAATGAGATCAACTTTAGAAATGACCAGAAATAATACTACATCATTAAGGGATGAGCTAAATTACATTAAAATTTATTTAGATTTTGAACAAATTAGGGCTAACGATGAGTTGATAATAACTTATGATGTTGAAGAAAATCTAGAATTAAGCGAGATTGAGATTCCTGTGATGGTCGTGCAGACAATTATTGAAAATGCGATCACCCATGGTCTTATTCCAAGTAATAGAAAAAAGAGGCTGCTGGTTAAGATTTATAAAAGTAACGGCAATCAATTGAAAATTATAATTCAGGATAATGGAATAGGGAGAAGCATTAAGAAAACCGATTATGATAAATTAATTCAAAGTAACAAACATCATAAATCGTACGCTACACAAATAATTTCAGAAAGATTTAAAATTCTCAATAAATTAAAAAAACAGAGATACAATCTTGAAATTGTTGATTTAAAGAGAAATGGTATTCAAACAGGGACCAAAGTAATTATAACACTGCCAATTATTTTTTACGATAAGAAATCAAAAATATAA